Proteins encoded by one window of Elaeis guineensis isolate ETL-2024a chromosome 12, EG11, whole genome shotgun sequence:
- the LOC105054806 gene encoding LOW QUALITY PROTEIN: xyloglucan-specific galacturonosyltransferase 1-like (The sequence of the model RefSeq protein was modified relative to this genomic sequence to represent the inferred CDS: inserted 2 bases in 1 codon): MRGRTQAARQEKEKQTLPTTKPRGCLPIPTTFFLFILLFFWCYSLIMTSSFHLCVSSRKVHHYCISGSSNPRFDLFEVLDSLNIPTNTNRTIHSQVGDNRKNKIANSVKVVEEQVQEQRSWASKGMHVATQRSCNNRGIFVYDLPSKFNRVLMAQCRDLLPWTDLYEYFANDAMGQPMPQLGKGWHRTHQYSLEPIFHLRILNHPCRVHDYNNAKLFYVPFYGGLSILRWHFKNESSDVKDMLGAELIKWLEDQPPWTQNSGKDHMFVLGKISWDFRRNGHGAWGSNFLSLDAMQAPYKFLIERQPWELNEIGIPHPTHFHPHEDTDIVAWQTRMISSWRRNLVSFAGAAPPEATESIRSVLIRQCMSSSDHCRFLDCANGSCSRLEAVVSLFMESEFCLQPPGDSPTRKSVFDSLVSVCIPVXTAYYQYTWHLPEDHRKYSVFIDEEEVRKGKVDVIQRLKGISLEERHEMRRFIVYQLMPGLVYGGSNAKFERFRDAFDIVIDNLVDRVMRSG, encoded by the exons ATGAGGGGAAGAACACAAGCAGCCCGCCAAGAAAAGGAGAAGCAAACTCTCCCAACGACAAAGCCCAGGGGGTGTCTTCCAATTCCCACCACCTTTTTCCTATTTATCCTCCTCTTCTTCTGGTGCTACTCCTTAATAATGACCAGCTCCTTCCACCTTTGTGTCTCCTCCCGGAAAGTCCACCATTACTGCATCTCTGGCAGCTCCAATCCCCGCTTCGATTTATTTGAAGTACTAGACTCCCTCAACATACCTACGAACACAAACCGTACCATCCACAGCCAAGTCGGTGACAATCGGAAGAACAAGATAGCCAATTCTGTCAAGGTGGTCGAAGAACAAGTGCAAGAACAACGCTCTTGGGCATCGAAAGGCATGCATGTCGCAACGCAAAGATCATGCAATAATCGGGGCATCTTCGTCTACGATCTCCCCTCAAAATTCAACAGAGTTCTCATGGCCCAATGCCGAGATCTCCTCCCATGGACCGACCTCTACGAGTACTTCGCCAACGACGCCATGGGGCAGCCAATGCCTCAGCTTGGCAAGGGTTGGCATCGAACACATCAGTATTCTCTCGagcccatcttccatttgaggaTCTTAAACCACCCTTGCAGGGTTCATGACTACAACAACGCCAAGCTCTTCTACGTTCCCTTCTATGGAGGCCTCAGCATCCTCAGGTGGCACTTCAAGAACGAGTCGAGCGACGTCAAGGACATGCTCGGCGCCGAGCTCATCAAGTGGCTCGAGGACCAGCCACCATGGACCCAGAACTCCGGCAAGGATCACATGTTTGTGCTTGGAAAGATCTCGTGGGACTTCCGGCGGAACGGGCACGGTGCATGGGGGAGCAACTTTTTGTCTCTGGATGCCATGCAAGCCCCATACAAGTTCTTGATCGAGCGCCAGCCATGGGAGTTGAATGAAATCGGGATCCCCCACCCGACACACTTTCACCCGCACGAGGACACCGACATTGTTGCATGGCAAACGAGAATGATCAGCTCGTGGCGGCGGAATCTCGTGAGTTTTGCAGGGGCTGCACCGCCGGAGGCCACGGAGAGCATCAGATCGGTGCTTATAAGGCAGTGCATGTCGAGCAGCGACCACTGTAGGTTTCTTGACTGTGCCAATGGTTCATGCTCGAGATTGGAGGCGGTCGTGTCGCTGTTCATGGAGTCGGAATTCTGCCTGCAGCCGCCGGGGGACAGCCCGACGAGGAAGTCGGTGTTTGACAGCTTGGTGTCAGTTTGCATTCCGGT CACAGCGTACTATCAGTACACGTGGCACTTGCCGGAGGACCACCGGAAGTACTCGGTGTTCATTGATGAGGAGGAGGTGAGGAAGGGGAAGGTGGACGTGATACAGAGGTTGAAGGGGATCTCCCTGGAGGAGAGACATGAGATGAGGAGGTTTATAGTGTATCAGCTCATGCCGGGCTTGGTTTATGGGGGCTCAAATGCCAAATTTGAGAGGTTCCGTGATGCGTTTGATATAGTCATTGATAACTTGGTCGATAGGGTTATGAGGTCAGGATAG